GAGACCATCGTAGCCTTCGACCTGATGGTTTGGGATCAGCGTGGCTTGAACGGCGTCATCATTCACGGCGTGAAACTGGATAGGCCGATCAGAAAAAAAAGCCTGATGACAGACTTGGCAACGCCGATGGTCGGCTGGACGTAAAGTGTGCATAGTATCCCTCTGGTTAGGTTCCTCATACGCGGGCGCGTGTGCGCCCGCGGCGTTCTTTTATACAAGGTCACTATAAAAGGGGTAATTGGCATATGCTAAATATTGCGGTGGAAACTAAGGTTTCAACAGTTCGGGGTGGCGCTTCGCCCACGCGGACACCGTTTCAAGAAAGCGGGGCCGGGTGGGCCTGCGCTTTTTGATCTTATCGGGTCTCATGCCTATCTCGCGTCTTGCTGCCATGCGATCACGCCTCCTATGCTGTACGCCACAATATCAAGCCAATCGAATGTGGTTCCGATGACCCACGACCAGGCCGATCCCAGATTGAGTAATGTGGCCAACTGATACCACTGCCCCAACTCCACCAGATAAGCGACCGTTACCGCGATCAGGGCAAGTCTCTTAGGGGAGAGCGCCAAGACGGCAGCCAATGTGGTGTAGAGCCAGATCACCACAAGTGCATCGCCAACGGTTGGGCGAATCACTGGATCTCGCAGACCCCATGCGATGAGCCACAAAAGCAACAAGCACGCCAGACTTCTGATGGCGTATTGCGGTGACCAGCGCCAGAGAGGGCGCCAGTCAACCTCCACCGGGGGCGTTGAGTTAGCTTCGCTCATGGTCAACGTCCGAGTGAGGGCGGGCAGGGTGACGACGATACCAGTCAATATGACGGGTGAGGATCATGACGAAACTCAAGATGGTAAAGCACAGCAGTGTGCCCATCAGCAGCGCGTAACTTTCCGCTTGCAACAGCCCAAACAGCAGGCCATACAAAAGCAATAACCCCCCACCGAATATCACGCCATGCGCACGGCGCTGCAACATCCCCGTGACATAGACACTCAGTAAGCTTGTGGAGGCCAACGCCGATAGCCCATAGGCCCAGTTAAAGCCAAGGTGCTCACTCATCGAGATGAGCAGCAAGTAGAACAACGCAAGTGCGAGGCCGACAAAGCCGTATTGCACCGGATGCACGGGACGAGCTTGAAACAGCTCGAGCAGAAAGAAACTGGCAAAGACTAACGTGATCACCAGTAATGAATAGTTCGTCGCGCGGTGAGATTTGAGGTAGTGGTCGACCGGATCGATCAAGTCGACGCCCATCTGTCGTTGCTCCAGTTCGTAACATTGGTGGTCACCGGTAAGGCAGTTGCGCAGCAATTGAGCCATGTTGGTTGAGAAATTATTGCTCTGCCACTGAGCCTCAAACCCCGACTCTGCCACTTGGGCGGTGACAGGCAGATAATCGCCAATGAAACTGGGATGGGGCCAAGATGAACGCAGCTCAACACGGGATTGGTCACCAATCGGTGCGACCTGAAGTTTCCCCATTCCTTGTAACAGAAACTGGAGGTCGAACGTCAGGGGTTGGTGGGTATCGAGCTGTGCGAGATCCAGAGGCTGATGAAAGCCTTGTGAGATGGCGCTGAGCCCAGTCCCAGGGAAGACCTCTATCGCATGGTTGGCGACACGCATATCGCCCAGCGTCATCAAGCCTCGACTGTCTTCTATACCGACCACTAATCGAATGTCGTTGATATCATGGCCTCGCAACGCGTCAAGCTCCGACAGGTCAAAGTGGCCGGTCAAACGGGTCTGAGCATGATACAGACGCGCACGATAGATACCGCGGTATTTCTCAAAACTGTCGAGCTCAGCGCCGAGATTAAAGGTATCGGGCAATAAAACGTGTTGGCGCTCGGTGACGTGCAGAGTCTCATTGTGAAAACGGCTCTCAGTATAAGTGATGTGGATAAAAGGCCCAATAATACGCTGCGGGCCGCTGCTGCTACGGGCGATATCACTGCGCACGGTGTCTTGACGTAGGGTACGCTCGGAAATCAGGCCGCTGACCATCGACAGCGGGATTTGCAGTAGTAGGAACAGCAACAGCACCAATGCGAATTTGAGGCCGAGCGGGTGGTTGAGGATGTGTTTCATCGTA
Above is a window of Vibrio tubiashii DNA encoding:
- a CDS encoding ribosomal maturation YjgA family protein, translated to MSEANSTPPVEVDWRPLWRWSPQYAIRSLACLLLLWLIAWGLRDPVIRPTVGDALVVIWLYTTLAAVLALSPKRLALIAVTVAYLVELGQWYQLATLLNLGSAWSWVIGTTFDWLDIVAYSIGGVIAWQQDAR
- the creD gene encoding cell envelope integrity protein CreD, with the translated sequence MKHILNHPLGLKFALVLLLFLLLQIPLSMVSGLISERTLRQDTVRSDIARSSSGPQRIIGPFIHITYTESRFHNETLHVTERQHVLLPDTFNLGAELDSFEKYRGIYRARLYHAQTRLTGHFDLSELDALRGHDINDIRLVVGIEDSRGLMTLGDMRVANHAIEVFPGTGLSAISQGFHQPLDLAQLDTHQPLTFDLQFLLQGMGKLQVAPIGDQSRVELRSSWPHPSFIGDYLPVTAQVAESGFEAQWQSNNFSTNMAQLLRNCLTGDHQCYELEQRQMGVDLIDPVDHYLKSHRATNYSLLVITLVFASFFLLELFQARPVHPVQYGFVGLALALFYLLLISMSEHLGFNWAYGLSALASTSLLSVYVTGMLQRRAHGVIFGGGLLLLYGLLFGLLQAESYALLMGTLLCFTILSFVMILTRHIDWYRRHPARPHSDVDHERS